A part of Bacillus thuringiensis genomic DNA contains:
- a CDS encoding Fur family transcriptional regulator: protein MNLTEALRLMKDKGYKHTGKREEMLRLFAAHNRYLTAKDVLEHMKDDYPGLSFDTIYRNLTVFAEIGVLEQTELNGEKHFRFTCSIMEHHHHFICLDCGGTKEITSCPMDFMNKDFNGYEVTGHKFEIYGRCPKCAK, encoded by the coding sequence ATGAATCTAACAGAAGCTTTACGCCTAATGAAAGATAAAGGATACAAACATACTGGGAAAAGGGAAGAAATGCTCAGGTTATTTGCAGCTCACAATCGTTATTTAACGGCGAAAGACGTTTTAGAGCATATGAAGGATGATTATCCAGGTCTTAGCTTTGATACGATTTATCGTAACTTAACGGTGTTTGCTGAAATCGGTGTTTTGGAGCAAACGGAATTAAATGGTGAAAAACATTTTCGTTTTACATGTTCTATTATGGAACATCATCATCATTTTATTTGTTTAGATTGTGGGGGGACGAAAGAGATTACTTCCTGCCCGATGGATTTTATGAATAAAGATTTTAACGGTTATGAAGTAACTGGTCATAAGTTTGAAATATACGGCCGTTGTCCAAAATGTGCAAAATAA
- a CDS encoding metal ABC transporter permease, whose protein sequence is MIQDFLQYDFLRNSLYAGILIGLVAPLIGVFVVIRRMSLIADALSHVTLSGIAASLLLEKTIFTGGFLNPLYMGMIFSIGGALLIEKLRTVYKHYQELAIPIILSAGMGIGVIFISLANGFNTDLFSYLFGSVSAVTSTDLIIIGIVAIVVIVTITLLYKELFLLSFDEEYAVSTGLSAKWIHFIFIILVALVIAVSMRVVGVLLVSSLMTLPVAASIRIANGFKQTIFFSILFGEIAVIGGMFASYQLDLAPGGTIVMIAVLILIGAILWKKKKTA, encoded by the coding sequence ATGATACAAGATTTTTTACAATATGACTTTTTACGTAACTCTTTATATGCAGGAATTTTAATAGGACTTGTTGCACCGCTTATCGGTGTATTTGTTGTCATTCGCCGTATGTCGCTTATTGCGGATGCATTAAGTCATGTGACATTATCGGGTATTGCTGCAAGTTTACTACTAGAAAAAACAATTTTCACAGGAGGATTTTTAAATCCGTTATATATGGGAATGATTTTTTCTATTGGTGGGGCGTTACTAATTGAAAAATTACGTACTGTATATAAACATTATCAAGAATTAGCAATTCCGATTATTCTTTCAGCAGGAATGGGGATTGGGGTTATCTTTATATCACTTGCAAATGGATTTAACACTGATTTATTTAGTTATTTATTTGGGAGTGTAAGTGCTGTAACAAGTACAGATTTAATAATCATCGGCATTGTAGCAATTGTTGTTATTGTAACGATTACTTTATTATACAAAGAGTTATTTTTACTATCGTTTGATGAGGAATATGCTGTATCAACCGGTTTGAGTGCAAAGTGGATTCATTTTATTTTCATTATATTGGTTGCTCTTGTCATTGCAGTATCAATGCGTGTAGTAGGGGTTCTTCTCGTATCATCATTAATGACGTTACCAGTTGCAGCAAGTATTCGTATTGCGAATGGATTTAAACAAACAATTTTCTTTTCCATTTTATTTGGTGAAATTGCAGTAATTGGTGGAATGTTTGCTTCATATCAACTTGATCTAGCGCCAGGTGGTACAATTGTTATGATAGCAGTTCTTATTTTAATTGGTGCGATTTTATGGAAAAAGAAAAAAACTGCATAA
- a CDS encoding metal ABC transporter ATP-binding protein yields MNNILEIEGLSFRYEDRNVLEDINLQVPKGAFLGLVGPNGSGKSTLLKCLLGVLKPKQGSIRLFGVDSKKFKEWNKVGYVSQKANSFNSGFPATVFEVVSMGLVSKKGLFRFFTKNDKEKVEKAIADVGMSAFQGRNIGELSGGQQQRVFIARALVSDPELLILDEPTVGIDVKNVESFYEILEDLNKRLGITLILVTHDMGAVTEKVTHVACLNQHLHFHGNVEKFRELEDAEMSVLYGHHVHRLEHEHHGRI; encoded by the coding sequence ATGAATAATATATTAGAAATAGAAGGATTGTCATTTCGATATGAAGATCGAAATGTGTTAGAAGATATTAATTTGCAAGTTCCGAAGGGAGCTTTTTTAGGTTTAGTTGGGCCAAATGGCTCTGGAAAATCAACTTTGCTAAAATGTTTATTAGGCGTTTTAAAGCCAAAACAGGGAAGTATTCGTTTGTTTGGTGTTGATAGTAAGAAGTTTAAAGAATGGAACAAAGTTGGTTATGTGTCGCAAAAGGCAAATAGCTTTAATTCTGGTTTTCCGGCCACTGTTTTTGAAGTTGTATCAATGGGACTCGTTTCGAAAAAAGGGCTGTTTCGCTTTTTTACGAAAAACGATAAGGAAAAAGTAGAAAAAGCGATTGCTGATGTAGGGATGAGTGCGTTTCAAGGGCGCAATATCGGAGAACTTTCTGGTGGACAACAACAGCGTGTATTTATTGCTCGTGCGCTCGTTAGTGATCCTGAATTACTTATTTTGGACGAGCCCACTGTTGGAATCGATGTGAAGAATGTTGAAAGTTTTTATGAGATATTAGAGGATTTAAACAAAAGGTTAGGAATCACATTAATTCTCGTTACTCATGATATGGGAGCTGTTACAGAGAAGGTAACACATGTTGCATGCTTAAACCAACATCTACATTTCCATGGAAATGTAGAGAAGTTCCGAGAGTTAGAAGATGCAGAAATGTCCGTCTTATATGGACATCATGTTCATCGTTTAGAACACGAGCATCACGGGAGGATATAA
- a CDS encoding YitT family protein — MEQKQHRKESVIHLIYRLVMIIFGAACAAVAIELFLMPNKIIDGGIIGISLMLDYLTPNIWWLSFSTLVVILNIPFMYSGYKQIGKTFMLSSAFGIVALAFIESTLHAVPPFTTEPILATVFGGLILGLGVGLVIRHGGSMDGTEIMGILLTKKLPFSVGEFVMFVNLFIFAWAAFVFGVEQAMYSVMTYYIAFKTIDTVIQGLDETKAVLIVSDQYEEVSNAILHRLGRGTTKLVAKGGYTDKEKEVIYAVVTRLEVTKLKSIVYEIDANAFVTIMNTQETNGGKFKSAIH, encoded by the coding sequence ATGGAGCAGAAGCAACATCGAAAAGAAAGTGTTATCCATCTTATTTATCGTTTAGTTATGATTATTTTTGGAGCAGCATGCGCAGCGGTAGCGATTGAACTATTTTTAATGCCAAATAAAATTATTGATGGTGGAATTATTGGTATTTCTCTTATGTTAGATTATCTTACTCCTAATATTTGGTGGTTAAGTTTCTCTACTTTAGTCGTTATTCTCAATATCCCATTTATGTATTCGGGTTATAAGCAAATCGGAAAAACGTTCATGCTATCTTCAGCGTTCGGTATTGTAGCTTTAGCGTTTATTGAATCAACGTTACATGCTGTGCCGCCATTTACAACAGAGCCGATTTTAGCGACAGTGTTTGGTGGTCTTATTTTAGGTCTTGGTGTAGGGCTCGTTATTCGCCATGGTGGATCAATGGATGGAACAGAAATTATGGGTATTTTATTAACGAAGAAATTACCTTTCTCTGTTGGCGAATTTGTAATGTTTGTGAACTTATTTATTTTTGCATGGGCAGCATTTGTATTTGGTGTTGAGCAAGCTATGTATTCTGTTATGACGTACTATATCGCATTCAAAACAATTGATACAGTCATTCAAGGCTTAGATGAAACGAAAGCAGTTTTAATTGTATCAGATCAATATGAGGAAGTATCAAATGCGATTTTGCATCGTCTTGGTCGTGGAACTACAAAGCTTGTAGCGAAAGGCGGTTACACGGATAAAGAAAAAGAAGTTATTTATGCAGTTGTAACGCGTCTGGAAGTGACAAAGTTAAAATCAATTGTGTATGAAATTGATGCGAATGCGTTTGTTACGATTATGAATACACAAGAGACAAATGGTGGCAAGTTTAAATCGGCTATCCACTAG
- a CDS encoding DUF2624 domain-containing protein, with product MNLIKQLVNKKLNHISTKELLKYSKEYEVSITTAQADQIVLLMKGKNINIYDNDERLELLKQIAKVTSPATAQQVNTLFQQLLK from the coding sequence ATGAACCTCATTAAACAACTTGTAAATAAAAAATTAAATCATATTTCTACAAAAGAGTTATTGAAATATAGTAAAGAGTATGAAGTTTCTATTACGACTGCACAAGCGGATCAAATTGTTTTACTTATGAAAGGTAAGAATATTAACATTTACGATAATGACGAACGGCTAGAGCTCTTAAAACAAATAGCAAAAGTAACCTCCCCTGCTACTGCCCAACAAGTAAATACTTTATTTCAGCAACTACTAAAATAA
- a CDS encoding deoxyribonuclease IV: MLKIGSHVSMSGKKMLLAASEEAVSYGATTFMIYTGAPQNTRRKPIEELNIEAGRKHMELNGIEEIIVHAPYIINLGNTTKPETFQLGVDFLRMEIERTSALGVAKQIVLHPGAHVGAGADAGIQQIIKGLNEVLTPEQTVNIALETMAGKGTECGRSFEEIAKIIDGVKYNEKLSVCFDTCHTHDAGYDIVNDFDGVLNEFDKIVGIDRLQVLHINDSKNVCGAGKDRHENIGFGHIGYKALHHIVHHPQLMHVPKILETPYVGEDKKDKKPPYKLEIEMLKNGTFDEGILEKIKAK; the protein is encoded by the coding sequence ATGTTAAAGATTGGATCTCATGTTTCTATGAGTGGTAAGAAAATGTTATTAGCAGCAAGTGAAGAGGCTGTTTCATACGGTGCAACGACGTTTATGATTTATACAGGTGCACCGCAAAATACACGAAGAAAACCAATTGAAGAATTGAACATAGAAGCAGGAAGAAAACATATGGAACTAAACGGTATTGAGGAAATTATCGTACATGCGCCATATATTATTAATCTTGGGAATACGACAAAGCCAGAAACATTCCAATTAGGTGTAGACTTCCTTCGCATGGAAATTGAAAGAACATCGGCATTAGGTGTAGCGAAACAAATTGTTCTTCACCCAGGTGCGCACGTTGGTGCAGGAGCGGATGCTGGTATTCAACAAATTATTAAAGGGCTTAATGAAGTATTAACGCCAGAGCAGACGGTTAACATTGCATTAGAAACGATGGCAGGAAAAGGAACAGAATGCGGTCGTAGCTTTGAAGAAATTGCAAAGATTATTGATGGTGTCAAATATAATGAAAAATTATCAGTATGCTTTGATACGTGTCATACGCATGATGCAGGATATGATATTGTAAATGATTTTGACGGCGTATTAAACGAATTTGATAAGATTGTTGGTATTGATCGTTTGCAAGTACTTCATATTAATGATAGTAAAAATGTATGCGGCGCAGGAAAGGACCGTCATGAAAATATCGGCTTCGGTCATATCGGTTATAAAGCGTTACATCATATTGTGCATCACCCGCAGTTAATGCACGTACCAAAAATTCTTGAAACACCATATGTAGGTGAAGATAAAAAAGATAAGAAGCCACCATATAAATTAGAAATCGAAATGCTGAAAAATGGTACTTTTGATGAAGGAATTCTTGAGAAAATTAAAGCGAAATAA
- a CDS encoding DEAD/DEAH box helicase has translation MTQQTFTQYDFKPFLIDAVRELRFTEPTGIQKKIFPVVKKGVSVIGQSQTGSGKTHAYLLPTLNRINASREEVQLVITAPTRELAQQIYEEIVKLTKFCAEDQMITARCLIGGTDKQRSIEKLKKQPHIVVGTPGRIKDLVEAQALFVHKANTIIVDEADLMLDMGFIHDVDKIASRMPRNLQMLVFSATIPQKLKPFLKKYMENPEHIHINPKQVAAGNIEHYLVPSKHRNKIDLVNKMLLQFKPYLAVVFTNTKKMADQVADGLMERGLKVGRIHGDLSPRDRKKMMKQIRDLEFQYIVATDLAARGIDIEGISHVINYELPSDLDFFVHRVGRTARAGHSGIAVTIYDPANEEALDSLEKQRHIEFKHVELRGDEWADLGERRRRKSRKKPNDELDVMATKVIKKPKKVKPNYKRKLATERDKVKKKYSHKKR, from the coding sequence ATGACACAACAAACTTTTACACAGTATGATTTTAAACCATTTTTAATAGATGCAGTTCGTGAACTACGCTTTACAGAGCCGACAGGAATTCAAAAGAAAATTTTCCCGGTCGTGAAAAAAGGTGTAAGTGTAATTGGACAATCCCAAACAGGTTCTGGGAAAACACATGCATACTTACTTCCTACATTGAACCGAATTAATGCAAGTCGTGAAGAAGTACAACTTGTTATTACAGCGCCTACTCGTGAGTTAGCACAACAAATTTACGAAGAAATCGTGAAATTAACAAAGTTTTGTGCGGAAGATCAAATGATTACAGCACGTTGTTTAATTGGTGGAACTGATAAACAACGATCAATTGAAAAGTTGAAAAAACAACCTCATATTGTAGTTGGAACACCAGGACGTATTAAAGATTTAGTAGAAGCGCAAGCATTATTTGTTCATAAAGCAAATACTATTATTGTCGATGAAGCAGACTTAATGCTTGACATGGGATTCATTCATGATGTAGACAAAATTGCATCACGCATGCCTAGAAACTTGCAAATGCTAGTTTTCTCTGCAACAATTCCTCAAAAACTAAAACCGTTTCTGAAGAAATATATGGAGAATCCAGAGCATATTCATATCAATCCAAAACAAGTTGCGGCTGGGAATATTGAGCATTATTTAGTACCTTCTAAACATCGTAACAAAATCGATTTAGTGAACAAAATGTTGCTACAATTTAAACCGTATTTAGCAGTTGTTTTCACGAATACGAAGAAGATGGCGGATCAGGTTGCTGACGGATTAATGGAACGTGGCCTAAAAGTTGGACGAATTCACGGAGATTTATCACCGCGTGATCGTAAAAAAATGATGAAACAAATTCGTGATCTTGAATTCCAATATATTGTTGCAACTGATTTAGCAGCACGTGGTATTGATATTGAAGGAATTAGTCATGTTATTAACTACGAACTTCCATCAGATTTAGATTTCTTCGTTCACCGTGTTGGAAGAACAGCACGTGCGGGGCATTCAGGTATTGCAGTGACGATTTATGATCCAGCAAACGAAGAAGCGTTAGATAGTTTAGAAAAACAACGTCATATTGAGTTTAAGCATGTAGAGTTACGTGGAGATGAGTGGGCGGATTTAGGTGAACGTCGTCGTCGTAAGAGCCGTAAAAAACCAAATGATGAACTTGACGTTATGGCAACGAAAGTTATTAAAAAGCCGAAAAAAGTAAAACCAAACTATAAACGTAAACTTGCAACAGAACGTGACAAAGTGAAGAAAAAATATAGCCATAAAAAAAGATAA
- a CDS encoding YqfQ family protein, with the protein MFPKSPTRQMYPNQGQQPYTPYPIPQLPPMAQKKKGFLAKLFKKHDPTEPFMQMVPPYRQMEGPPPMMHQQPPPQYQQQYPQQYPQQYSQQYSQQYQPYMQQHPEQRIPPQMYESNEMRGGAATTAAASSGIGSFFANLISNPTNMINNIEKVSQVVQSVSPVVEQYGPIMRNLPSIVKILTSGKSTEEDPTEDQAKDITEKVEVATPPPPQKKRKRKKIVIEPVIEKELREEPVQKIATKPKLYV; encoded by the coding sequence ATGTTTCCAAAATCACCCACAAGGCAAATGTATCCGAATCAAGGACAGCAACCTTATACACCATATCCAATTCCACAGCTACCACCGATGGCACAAAAAAAGAAAGGGTTCCTTGCTAAACTCTTTAAAAAACACGATCCAACCGAGCCTTTCATGCAAATGGTTCCGCCTTATCGACAAATGGAAGGACCGCCGCCAATGATGCACCAGCAACCGCCGCCCCAATATCAACAACAATACCCTCAACAATACCCGCAGCAATACTCACAACAATACTCACAACAATATCAACCATACATGCAGCAGCATCCAGAGCAAAGGATCCCCCCTCAAATGTATGAATCAAATGAAATGCGCGGCGGTGCAGCAACTACAGCAGCAGCAAGTAGCGGCATCGGCAGTTTTTTTGCGAATTTAATTTCGAATCCAACTAATATGATAAACAATATCGAAAAGGTATCCCAAGTCGTTCAATCTGTAAGCCCTGTCGTCGAACAGTACGGTCCTATTATGCGTAACCTACCAAGCATTGTTAAAATCCTCACCTCTGGAAAAAGTACGGAAGAAGATCCGACTGAAGATCAAGCTAAAGACATAACAGAAAAGGTTGAGGTAGCAACTCCGCCTCCTCCACAAAAAAAAAGAAAAAGAAAAAAAATAGTGATTGAGCCAGTCATAGAAAAAGAATTACGAGAGGAGCCTGTTCAAAAAATAGCAACAAAACCAAAACTATATGTATAA
- a CDS encoding 4-hydroxy-3-methylbut-2-enyl diphosphate reductase yields the protein MKIVKISPRGYCYGVVDAMVIARNAALDTSLPRPIYILGMIVHNKHVTDAFEEDGIITLDGPSRLDILDQIDSGTVIFTAHGVSPEVKQRAKEKGLTTIDATCPDVTKTHDLIEAKKAEGYHIIYIGKKNHPEPEGAVGIAPDIVHLIERAADLETLEIPTDKILVTNQTTMSQWDVQHLMEDIQKKFPTAEFHKEICLATQVRQEAVAKQADVADLTIVVGDPKSNNSNRLAQVSQEIAGTKAYRVADVSEIKLEWLQGVENVAVTAGASTPTPITKEVIAFLDQYDPMNPATWERVRKVPLQKILPRVKVKKEQ from the coding sequence ATGAAAATTGTTAAAATTTCCCCTCGTGGTTATTGCTACGGTGTTGTGGACGCGATGGTTATTGCACGTAACGCCGCATTAGATACATCATTACCAAGACCTATTTACATTTTAGGTATGATTGTTCACAACAAACATGTAACAGATGCATTCGAAGAAGATGGCATCATTACATTAGACGGCCCAAGTCGATTAGATATTTTAGATCAAATTGATTCTGGTACTGTTATCTTTACTGCTCACGGTGTTTCTCCTGAAGTTAAACAGCGTGCAAAAGAAAAAGGTTTAACGACAATCGATGCCACTTGTCCAGATGTTACAAAAACGCATGACCTTATTGAAGCAAAGAAAGCTGAAGGTTACCATATCATTTATATCGGTAAAAAAAATCATCCTGAACCAGAAGGTGCGGTTGGTATTGCACCTGACATCGTTCATCTTATCGAAAGAGCCGCTGATTTAGAAACATTAGAAATCCCAACGGATAAAATTTTAGTTACGAATCAAACAACGATGAGCCAATGGGATGTCCAGCATTTAATGGAGGATATTCAGAAGAAATTCCCAACAGCAGAATTTCATAAAGAAATTTGTTTAGCAACTCAAGTTCGCCAAGAAGCTGTTGCTAAACAAGCTGATGTTGCAGACTTAACAATTGTTGTTGGTGATCCAAAAAGTAACAACTCAAACCGTTTAGCACAGGTATCACAAGAAATCGCTGGTACGAAAGCGTACCGCGTCGCAGACGTAAGTGAGATTAAGTTAGAGTGGCTACAAGGTGTAGAAAACGTAGCTGTTACAGCAGGTGCTTCTACTCCAACTCCAATTACAAAAGAAGTTATCGCTTTCTTAGATCAATATGATCCAATGAATCCCGCTACATGGGAGAGAGTTCGAAAAGTACCGTTACAAAAAATATTACCTCGTGTAAAAGTGAAAAAAGAACAATAA
- a CDS encoding Nif3-like dinuclear metal center hexameric protein: MSKTPNGHEIISLFESMYPKHLAMEGDKIGLQIGALNKPVQHVLIALDVTEEVVDEAIQLGANVIIAHHPLIFNPLKAIHTDKAYGKIIEKCIKNDIAIYAAHTNVDVAKGGVNDLLAEALGLQDTEVLASTYAEEMKKIVVFVPETHEEEVRKALGDAGAGHIGNYSHCTFNSEGTGTFVPQEGTNPYIGETGQLERVEEARIETIIPASLQRKVIKAMVTAHPYEEVAYDVYPLDNKGETLGLGKIGYLQEEMTLGQFAEHVKQSLDVKGARVVGKLDDKVRKVAVLGGDGNKYINQAKFKGADVYVTGDMYYHVAHDAMMLGLNIVDPGHNVEKVMKQGVQKQLQEKVDAKNFNAHIHASQLHTDPFTFV; this comes from the coding sequence ATGAGTAAAACTCCAAATGGCCATGAAATTATTTCTTTATTTGAAAGTATGTATCCAAAGCATTTGGCGATGGAAGGAGATAAGATTGGACTGCAGATTGGAGCGCTTAATAAGCCTGTACAACACGTATTAATTGCGTTAGATGTAACGGAAGAAGTTGTGGATGAAGCAATACAATTAGGAGCGAATGTCATTATTGCTCATCACCCTTTAATTTTTAACCCGTTAAAAGCGATTCATACAGATAAGGCGTATGGGAAAATTATTGAAAAGTGTATTAAAAATGATATTGCAATCTATGCAGCGCATACAAATGTGGATGTTGCTAAGGGCGGAGTAAATGATTTACTTGCTGAGGCGTTAGGATTGCAAGATACAGAAGTTTTGGCATCGACATATGCAGAAGAAATGAAAAAAATTGTTGTGTTTGTACCTGAAACTCATGAAGAAGAAGTAAGAAAAGCATTAGGAGACGCAGGTGCTGGTCATATCGGCAATTATAGCCACTGTACGTTTAATAGCGAGGGTACAGGCACGTTTGTACCTCAAGAGGGGACAAATCCTTATATCGGGGAAACTGGGCAGTTAGAACGCGTAGAAGAAGCACGAATCGAAACGATTATTCCAGCTTCACTACAGCGAAAAGTGATTAAAGCAATGGTGACGGCGCATCCATATGAAGAAGTAGCATATGATGTGTACCCACTTGATAACAAAGGCGAAACATTAGGGCTTGGAAAAATAGGATATTTACAAGAAGAAATGACACTTGGACAGTTTGCAGAACATGTAAAGCAATCATTAGATGTAAAGGGTGCACGAGTTGTTGGGAAATTAGATGATAAAGTGCGCAAAGTAGCTGTACTGGGTGGCGATGGTAACAAATACATCAATCAAGCTAAATTTAAAGGAGCGGATGTATATGTAACAGGAGACATGTATTATCATGTTGCTCATGATGCGATGATGCTCGGTTTAAATATAGTTGACCCAGGACATAACGTTGAAAAAGTAATGAAGCAAGGTGTGCAAAAGCAATTACAAGAAAAAGTGGATGCAAAGAACTTTAATGCACACATTCATGCTTCGCAATTACATACAGATCCATTTACATTTGTATAA
- a CDS encoding tRNA (adenine(22)-N(1))-methyltransferase — MNEVKLSKRLEEVVREIPVGSTVADIGSDHAYLPCYTIINNIATKAVAGEVVDGPFRSAQATVAESGLQDKVDVRKGNGLAVIAPGEVDVITVAGMGGALIRDILESGKEKLVGVTRLILQPNIAAHHIREWFIENGWELIHEKIVKEDGKIYEILVGERGNIDLPYSENKQAELFMGPFLIKEKSEAFVEKWEGELKNFQNILKQLERAADSEETKAKRAKVEAKMKMIEEVLS, encoded by the coding sequence ATGAATGAAGTAAAGCTTTCAAAACGATTAGAAGAAGTTGTTCGTGAAATACCGGTAGGATCTACAGTAGCTGATATTGGATCGGATCATGCGTATTTACCGTGTTATACAATTATAAATAATATTGCTACAAAAGCAGTTGCTGGAGAGGTTGTAGATGGACCATTTCGATCTGCGCAAGCAACTGTAGCTGAAAGTGGCTTACAAGATAAAGTAGATGTGCGTAAAGGGAATGGATTAGCTGTTATAGCGCCAGGAGAAGTAGATGTAATTACGGTTGCTGGAATGGGCGGAGCGTTAATTCGTGACATTTTAGAAAGTGGTAAAGAAAAATTAGTAGGTGTAACGCGTTTAATTTTACAGCCGAATATTGCAGCGCATCACATTCGTGAATGGTTTATTGAGAATGGATGGGAGCTTATCCATGAAAAAATCGTAAAAGAAGATGGGAAAATTTACGAAATTTTAGTAGGGGAGCGCGGAAACATCGACCTTCCTTATTCCGAAAATAAACAAGCTGAATTGTTTATGGGACCATTTTTAATAAAAGAAAAAAGTGAAGCTTTCGTTGAAAAATGGGAAGGGGAATTGAAAAACTTCCAAAATATTTTAAAACAGTTAGAACGTGCGGCTGATTCTGAAGAAACAAAAGCGAAGCGTGCGAAAGTCGAAGCGAAAATGAAAATGATAGAGGAGGTTTTATCATGA
- the cccA gene encoding cytochrome c550 — protein sequence MKRNPLIPFALIAALGIIVMFVFSFQGLNKSKELADAKNGGKPAQTASKPEDIVKQSCTSCHGDQLQGAVGPNLQKIGGKLSKDEIKEILSKGKGNMPPNIVPADQAAKVADWLSKKK from the coding sequence ATGAAACGTAATCCGCTGATTCCGTTCGCTCTTATTGCAGCATTAGGTATTATCGTTATGTTTGTATTTTCATTTCAGGGGCTAAATAAATCTAAAGAGTTAGCTGATGCAAAAAATGGTGGGAAGCCAGCACAAACAGCATCAAAGCCAGAGGATATTGTGAAGCAAAGCTGTACGAGCTGCCACGGTGATCAGTTACAAGGGGCAGTAGGACCTAATTTACAAAAAATTGGTGGGAAACTTTCAAAAGATGAAATTAAAGAAATTCTTTCGAAAGGAAAAGGAAACATGCCGCCAAATATAGTTCCAGCTGATCAAGCCGCTAAAGTAGCTGATTGGTTATCAAAGAAAAAATAA
- the rpoD gene encoding RNA polymerase sigma factor RpoD, with amino-acid sequence MADKPARSKQIETEMTLEQVKEQLTELGKKRGVLTYEEIAERMNGFEIESDQMDEYYEYLGEQGIDLVGDNDNEEGPNNRQITKAEEEFDLNDLSVPPGVKINDPVRMYLKEIGRVDLLSAEEEIRLATRIEDGDEEAKRRLAEANLRLVVSIAKRYVGRGMLFLDLIQEGNMGLIKAVEKFDYRKGFKFSTYATWWIRQAITRAIADQARTIRIPVHMVETINKLIRVQRQLLQDLGREPSPEEIGEEMDLAPEKVREILKIAQEPVSLETPIGEEDDSHLGDFIEDQEATSPADHAAYELLKEQLEDVLDTLTDREENVLRLRFGLDDGRTRTLEEVGKVFGVTRERIRQIEAKALRKLRHPSRSKRLKDFLE; translated from the coding sequence ATGGCTGACAAACCAGCTCGTTCTAAACAAATTGAAACTGAAATGACCCTTGAGCAAGTGAAAGAACAACTCACTGAGCTCGGAAAAAAACGTGGCGTTCTTACATATGAAGAGATTGCAGAACGCATGAATGGATTTGAAATTGAATCTGATCAAATGGATGAATACTATGAATATTTAGGTGAACAAGGGATTGACTTAGTTGGCGACAATGACAACGAAGAAGGCCCTAATAATCGCCAAATTACAAAAGCGGAAGAAGAATTCGACCTTAATGATTTAAGTGTACCACCTGGGGTTAAAATCAATGATCCTGTTCGTATGTATTTAAAAGAAATTGGTCGTGTAGATTTACTATCTGCAGAAGAAGAAATTCGACTTGCAACGCGTATTGAAGACGGCGATGAAGAAGCGAAACGTCGTCTTGCGGAAGCAAACTTACGTCTTGTAGTAAGTATTGCAAAGCGCTACGTGGGCCGTGGTATGCTTTTCTTAGACTTAATCCAAGAAGGGAATATGGGTCTAATTAAAGCGGTTGAAAAGTTCGATTATCGTAAAGGTTTCAAATTTAGTACGTATGCAACTTGGTGGATTCGTCAAGCAATTACACGTGCGATTGCAGACCAAGCAAGAACAATTCGTATCCCAGTTCATATGGTTGAAACGATTAATAAGTTAATTCGTGTACAACGTCAATTACTACAAGATTTAGGACGTGAACCATCTCCTGAAGAGATTGGTGAAGAAATGGATCTTGCTCCAGAAAAAGTACGTGAAATCTTAAAAATTGCACAGGAGCCAGTTTCTCTTGAAACACCGATTGGTGAAGAAGATGACTCCCATTTAGGTGATTTCATTGAAGACCAAGAAGCAACATCGCCTGCGGACCATGCAGCGTATGAATTGCTAAAAGAACAATTAGAAGATGTGTTAGATACACTAACAGATCGTGAAGAAAATGTTCTACGTCTTCGTTTCGGTTTAGATGATGGACGAACTCGTACGCTTGAAGAAGTTGGGAAAGTATTCGGCGTAACAAGAGAACGTATCCGTCAAATTGAAGCAAAAGCACTTCGTAAATTAAGACATCCAAGCCGTAGTAAGCGTCTTAAGGATTTCTTAGAGTAG